CCTCCATGGGCATGCTGGCCGCGGGCATCGCGCACGAATTGAACAACCCGCTGTCCTACGTGCTCTCCAACCTGGAGTTCCTGCACCGCGCGCTGGGCCCCATGCCCCGGCCCCTGGGCGCCGAGGAGCTGCTGGAGTACCAGCAGGTGCTGGACGACGCGCGCGAGGGCTCCGAGCGGATGCGCCAGATCGTCCGCCAGCTCAAGGTCTTCTCCCGCGTGGACGACGCGCACGAGGAGGCGGTGGACCTGCACCGCGTGCTGGACTCCGTCGCGCAGATGGCGGCCAGTGAAATCCGGCCGCGCGCCCGGCTGGTGAAGCAGTACGGCGTCGTGCCGACGGTGCGTGCCAACGAGGGCAAGCTGTTCCAGGTGTTCCTCAACCTGGTCATCAACGCCGCGCACGCGATTCCAGAAGGCTTCACGGACGCGCACGAGATCCGGCTCATCACCCGCGTGGACGACGACGACCGGGTGGTGGTGGAGGTGCGCGACACGGGCCGGGGCATCGCACCGGAGCTGCTGCGCCGCATCTTCGACCCCTTCTTCACCACCAAGGCGCCGGGCCAGGGCACCGGCCTGGGCCTGTCCATCTGCGACACCATCGTGCGCGCGCTGGGCGGCACCATCACCGCGGAGTCCACGCCGGGGAACGGCGCCACCTTCCGCGTCACCCTGCACGTCTCCGCGCGGCCCGCGCGCGTGGCCTGAGCGGGCCCGCCTTCCGCGTCCATGCGGCGGAGCGGGCCGCCCGTCCGCTGCCGCGAAATGGACTGAATCCGCCGCGCTCCCGTGTTCGAGTGTGGAGCGTCGGACGGCCGCCCTCGCGTGCGCTGCCCTCCCGGGGGTAACGGAGACACGCTGGGGCCCCGCCGCCGTCGGGGGCCTTCCCTTCCAGAAGGCCGTGGAGGATGCCATGCGCACGCTGAACGCCCGCCTCGCTCCCGTGCTCGGGTTGCTGCTGGGCTGCGTGCTGGCGCTGGGGCCGGGCGCTTCCAGCGCGCAGGAGGGAACGCCGCAGGTCCCGGCTCCCGTGGAGGCTCCGGCCAACGGGTGCGCGGGCTCGGCGAACTTCCTCATCGGCGCGGCGCGCTCGGACATCACCGGCCCCGCGGCGGAGGTGGGGATGATGGGCTACGGGCAGGTGGGCCAGAAGACGGAGGGCATCCACCTGCGGCTGTTCTCACGGGCGTTCGTCATCGCCTCGCCCTGCAACGGCCGCCGCGTGGCCTTCGTCAGCGCGGACCTGGGCATGGTGTTCCAGGCGGTGAAGCAGCAGGTGGTGGAGCGGCTGCGCTCGAAGCTGGGCGACACGTTCTCCGACGAGAACGTGCTGCTCAGCGCCACGCACACGCACTCCGGGCCGGGCGGCTTCAGCCACTACACGTTCTACAACCTGACCACCTTCGGCTTCGTGCCCCAGAACTTCGAGGCCATCGTCTCCGGCATCACGGACTCCATCCTTCGCGCCAACGCGCGCCTGGCGGAAGGGTCGCTGCGGCTGTCCTCGGGCGACCTGCGCGGCGCCAGCATCAACCGCTCACCGGACGCCTACCTGCGCAACCCGGAGTCCGAGCGCGCCCGCTATCCCGACAACGTGGACACGCGCATGACGCTGCTCCGGATGACCGCCGCGGATGGGCGCGAGCTGGGGCTCGTCAACTGGTTCGCCGTGCACGCCACGTCCTTCGGCAACACGAACACGTACATCAGCGGCGACAACAAGGGGCTCGCGGCGCACACGTTCGAGGTGGAGAAGGGAGGACGGACGCCCGGAGGCCCGGACACCTTCGTCGCGGCGTTCGCGAACTCGAATGAGGGTGACGTCACGCCCAACATCCTGGGTGGCACGAACGGCGGCGGCGCGAACGACTTCGAGGACGCGGCCATCTCCGCGAAGAAGCAATACGACTTCGCCGCGCACCTGTGGTCCACCGCGGGGATGCCGGTGATGGGCGGCGTGGACTACCGGCACGCCTACGTGAAGATGGACGCGGTGGACGTCTCGCCCGCGTTCGCGGACGGCAGCGCGCACCGCACCTGTCCCGCGGCCATCGGCCTGTCCATGTTGGCGGGCGCGGAGGACGGGCCCGGCTTCGGTTCGGAAGGGGCCACGTGCGAGAACGTGCACGACGTGTGGAGCCAGTTCACCTGCGCCGCCGTCACCACGCCCTGCCAGGGGGAGAAGCCCATCGTCCTGGAGATGGGCACCATGAAGCCCTACCCGTGGTCCCCGGAGGTGCTGCCGCTTCAGGTGGTGACGGTGGGGCCGCTGGCGCTGGTGGCGGTGCCCTTCGAGGTGACCACCATGGCGGGCCGCCGGCTGCGCGACACGGTGCGCGCGCAGCTCCAGGGCGCGGGCGTGACGGACGTGGTCATCGCGGGACCGGCCAACGCCTACTCGGGCTACGTGGCCACGCGCGAGGAGTACGCGCGCCAGGACTATGAAGGCGCGTCCACGCACTTCGGCCCGTGGACGCTGGCGGCGTTGCAGCAGTCCTTCGCGGGGCTCGCGGGCAGCTTGCGCGAAGGGACGCCGGTGGCGCCCGGCCCCACGCCGCGCGACCTGCGCAAGGCGGTGGTGGGGCTGCAGCCCGGCGTGGTGTTCGACGACAAGCTGCTCTGGGTGGACTTCGGCGCCGTCGCGGAGGAGGCGAAGGCGTCCTACGCGCGGGGCGACACGGCGAGCGTCACCTTCTGGGGCGGCCACCCGCGCAATGACCTGAAGCTGGGCGGCACCTTCCTGCGCGTGCAGCGGCGGGAGGCGGATGGCACGTGGCGGGACGTGGCGAACGACGGGGACGGCGTCGCGCTGTACCACTGGCAGCGCGAGTACTGCGTGCCCACGCTCGCGTGCTCACAGGTGCGCATCACGTGGCCCATTCCCCGGGACACGCAGCCGGGCATGTACCGGCTGGTGCACGAGGGGAACTGGAAGTCCGGCTGGGACGGGCGCATCCACCCGTACTCGGGAAGCTCGCGCCCGTTCACCGTGAAGTAGCGCGCCGTCAGTCGCAGGAGCCGTCCGGGTTGCAGCGCTTGTCGCACTTCTTGCAGGCCTCGCCGCCCCTGCCGCACTGGTTCTTGTTGGGTGCGGGGATGCAGCTGTTGCCATCACAGCAGCCGTTGCAGGTGGACGGGTCACAGCGGCAGAAGCCGTTGATGCACGCCAGGCCCGGGCCGCACGCGGTGCCACTGAGGCCGCAGACGCACTTGCCCCCGGCGCAGCGGTTGGCGTTGAGGTCGCAGGCCGGGCCGGTGCCGCAGCCGCAGGTGCCGCGGTGGGTGCAGGTGTCGGCGCGGTCCGAGTCGCAGATTTCGCAGGCGACGCCGCCCACGCCGCAGGTGCGGAAGGTGCGGGACGTGCACACGCCGTCGCGGCAGCAGCCGTCCGGGCAGTCCACGCAGAAGGTGCCGCCGTTCGAGGCGGTCAGCCGCACGGTGACCTCCACCTCGTAGCCGTCGCGCACGGTGGCGGTGGCCTCGCCGGTGGCGACCGTGGCGTCGTTGCGCAGGCCGTCCACGCGCACGGTGGCCTGGGTGCCGTCGGCGGCGCCGTCCAGGAGGACGCGGAACGTCTCACCGTTCACGAGCGCGCGGCTGGAGTCCTCGGGCAGCAGCGAGGTGGGCACGGTGGCGCCGTCCGCGGTGGCGGCGATGCGCAGCCGGGTGAGGTTGAGGGTGGGCTCGAACTCGGCGGTGACGAAGAGCGCGGTGCCGGCCGCGGCGGCGGGGTCGCGGCAGGCGGCCAGGGACACCAGCGCGAGCAGGCCGCTGCACAGAAGGAGCCGGGCGAGCGTCCGGCCGGGGGTTGCTCCCACGGAAGTCATGATGCGCGCGAGGGTAACGGTTCCCCGCCGCGACGTGGAAAGCATGGCGGGGATGGGCCTTGCGGCGTTGGACATCGGACGCTCACGCCCGATGGGTTACCGGACATGTTTCTCGCATGGCACCTGGGGCGGGAAGGCCGCAGCATGAGGGAGCGCGCGAGACCCGAGGGAGGCGGCAACGGCATGGTGGTCATCGTCATGGGCGTTTCAGGCACCGGGAAGTCCACGGTGGGCCGGGCGCTCGCGGACCGGCTGGGGTGGACGTTCGTGGACGCGGACGACCTGCACTCGGTGGAGAACCGCCGGAAGATGGCCGCGGGCACGCCGCTGACGGACGTGGACCGGCAGCCCTGGCTGGAGCTCTTGCGCGCGAGGATGGAGAAGGCGCTGGAGACGGACGAGGACCTGGTGCTGGCGTTCTCCGGCCTCAAGGCCTTCTACCGGGCGAGGCTCACCGTGGACCCCGCGCGCGAGCGCTGGGTGTACCTGCACGCGCCCGCGTCCGTCATCCTCGAGCGGATCCAGAAGCGCGTGGGGCACTTCATGCCGGCGTCGCTGCTCCAGAGCCAGCTGGAGACGCTGGAGGTCCCCGACGGCGCGTTCACCATGGACGTGACGCCCCCGCCCGGAGAAGTCGTCGACCACATCGTGGCGGGGCTGGCGTTGAAGCCCCGGGTGTAGGGCGCTTTCAGCGCACGGGCTCGACGGTGGCGCCCAGGCGCTCCAGCAGCTCGCGGTACCAGGTGAAGGCGCGCTCGGTGTGGCCCTTCAGCTCCTTCGTGCCCCACAGCAGCGTGAGCGTGCGGCGCGTGGTGGCGTCCGTCTTGGTGCGCTGGGCGTCCTTCACCGCGTTGGCGCACGGGCCCTGCGCGTCGAAGAGGCACAAGAGGCCCTCCAGGTCGATGGTCTGCCCGGACGCGTTGAAGACGTAGCGGTCGCCCTGGATGGCGGTGGAGACGCGGAACGGGGCCTGGGCCTTGTCCAGGTCCACCACGCTGATGGGCAGGCCGCTGTGCAGCGACACGGCGTTGCAGGCGTCCACCGCGGCGTTGATGGTGCCCAGGGTGCCGTCGCCGGAGGCTCGCACCAGGTACTCGGACGCGGGCTTGCCCCGGCCCGTGGGCTTGTAGCCGCCGTGGCGGAGCAGGTCGCGCACGGCGCCCCGGACGGCGTCGTCACTCTGGAGGGGCGCGGTGGCGCCAGGCTTCAGCAGGGCCTGCAGCCAGTCGGGCGCGGGCAGGTCCCCCAGGGGAGCGGGAAAGGAGGACGTGAAGGCGATGAGGTCGAGGAGGGGATGGGGGTCGACGGTCAGCACGGCGGCACTCTACGCCACACGCTGGTAGGGTAGGGATGGCCGCTGTTCCCCTCGTCCCCTCCTGGAGCATCCGCATGCCCACGCTCATCCCGAAGCCCATCCGCGTGACGGCGGTGGGCAACAAGCCGAAGCTCATTGACGAATACGTGGGCCGGGTGAACTCCAAGACGTCCAACATCAGCGTGGCCCACATGCGCAGCCCGGGCGGGTGGGAGGAGCCGGGCCAGACGCCCGAGTTCCGTGAAATCACCCTGGTGCTCGCGGGCACGCTGCGGGTGGAGCACAAGGGCGGGGTGATGGACGTGCACGCCGGCCAGACGGTGGTGTGCGAGCCCGGCGAGTGGGTCCGCTACAGCACCCCCGACGAGGAGGGCGCGGAGTACGTGGCCATCTGCACCCCGGCGTTCTCCCCGGGCACCGTGCACCGGGACGACTGAGGCCCGCGTTTCAAGCCGGGCGGAATCCCGGGCGGGGGCCTGCCTGCCCGGCCGCGTGGATGGACCTGGGGCGGTTGGGGGTTCGGAAGCATCCCTCCGGCGGGCGGCTCATGGCATAAGGGCGCGCCGCCTGATTCCCCGGGCCTTTTCGGTACGCACATGATCCGTCTCGACAACATCGGCAAGCAACACGGTCAGCAGATCCTCTTCATCGAGGCGTCGGCCGCGCTCCACAAGGGCGAAAAGGTGGGCCTCGTGGGCCCGAACGGCGCGGGCAAGACGACGCTGTTCCGGATGATGACCGGCCAGGAGTACCCGGACGAGGGACAGGTCTCCATCGACCGCGGCGTCACCATTGGCTACTTCAGCCAGGACGTCGGTGAGATGGACGGCCGCAGCGCCGTGTCCGAGGTGATGGACGGCGCGGGCCCGGTGAGCACCGTCGCGGCGGAGATGAAGCATCTGGAAGCCGCCATGGGTGACCCGGACCAGGCGGACAACATGGAGAAGCTCGTCGAGCGCTACGGCGTCGTGCAGGGCCGGTTCGAGGAGCTGGGCGGGTACGCGCTGGAGGGCCGCGCGCGGGAAATCCTCGCGGGCCTGGGCTTCAGCGAAGAGATGATGGACGGCGACGTGGGCAAGCTGTCGGGCGGTTGGAAGATGCGCGTGGCCTTGGCGCGCATCCTCTTGATGCGGCCGGACGCGATGTTCCTGGACGAGCCTTCCAACCACCTGGACCTGGAGTCGCTCATCTGGCTGGAGGGCTTCCTCAAGGGGTACGAGGGCGCGCTCCTGATGACGTCGCACGATCGCGAGTTCATGAACCGCATCGTGACGAAGGTGGTGGAGATCGACGGCGGTTCGCTGACGACGTACTCGGGCAACTACGACTTCTACGAGGGCCAGCGCGCGCAGAACGAGGCGCAGCAGCAGGCGCAGTACGAGCGTCAGCAGGCGATGCTCGCGAAGGAGATCAAGTTCATCGAGCGGTTCAAGGCCCGCGCGTCGCACGCGGCGCAGGTGCAGAGCCGGGTGAAGAAGCTGGAGAAGATCGAGAAGGTGGAGCCGCCGAAGCGCCGCTCCACGGTGCTCTTCGAGTTCCAGCCGCCGCCGCGTTCCGGTGACGACGTGGTGAACCTGAAGAACGTGAGCAAGGGTTACGGCAAGCGGACCATCTACGACGGCCTGGACTTCCTGGTGCGCCGCGCGGAGCGCTGGTGCGTGATGGGCGTGAACGGCGCGGGCAAGTCCACGTTGCTGAAGCTGGTGACGGGCACGACGCAGCCGGATGAAGGCACGGTGGCGCTGGGTGGCAGCGTGAAGATGGGTTACTTCGCGCAGCACGCGATGGACCTGCTGGACGGAGAGAAGACGGTCTTCGAGCAGCTGTCGGACGCGTTCCCGAGGGCGGGTCAGGGCTCGCTGAGGGCGCTGGCGGGCTGCTTCGGCTTCAGCGGCGACGAGGTGGAGAAGAAGTGCCGGGTGCTGTCGGGTGGAGAGAAGGCGCGTCTGGTGATGGCGCAGATGCTCTACGACCCGCCGAACTTCCTGGTGCTGGACGAGCCCACGAACCACCTGGACATGGGCACGAAGGAGATGCTGATCACGGCGCTGTCGCGCTACGAGGGCACGATGTTGTTCGTGTCCCACGACCGGCACTTCCTGGGAGCGCTGTCCAACCGCGTGCTGGAGCTGACGCCGGACGGCATCCACAAGTACGGCGGCGGCTACACGGAGTACGTCGCGCGCACCGGCCAGGAAGCCCCGGGCCTGCGGAGCTGACGTGGCGGACTCCACCGGCATGGTGAAGGTGGGGTTCTGGGACGAGGACACCCAGAGCGTGGAGACGCTCTGGGCGACCCCGCTGGGACAGGACCGGTACCGCCTGGAGAACAGCCCGTTCTTCGCGTACCGCGTGTCGTTTCAGGACGTGGTCGAGGCCCAGCCGGATCCAGGTGGCCGGCTGGAGTTCCAGCGCGTCGTGGAGAAGTCCGGCCACAGGACGGTGCGGGTCATCCTGGATGACGTCGAGTCTCCGGACGCGAAGCCCTTCATGGATGGATTGAGGCAGCGCGGCTGCGGTTACGAAGGCTTCCAGCCCAAGCTGCTCTCCATCGACCTGCCTCCGGAAGTCCGGCTGGAAGACATCAAGCGCTACCTCATTGAGCAGGACGTCCAGTGGGAGCATGCGGATCCGACCTACGCCGACCTGCATCCGGACGAGAAGTAGGCGGCAGCGCAGTTACTCGAACAGCTTGCTCGCGAGCCGGGCCAGGCGCTGGGCCTTGCCCCGGTACGGCGGGAAGAAGAGGTTCGTGAAGGCCGTGCGGCCCTGACGTACCACCGCGCGCTCGTGGCTGAAGGCCTTGAAGCCCGCTTCGCCGTGATACGCGCCCAGGCCGCTCTGTCCCACGCCTCCGAAGGGCAGGTGCGGGTTCACGTTGTGCAACACCACGTTGTTCACCACCGTGCCGCCCGCGCTCGTCTCCTTCAGCAGGCGCTCCACCGTGGCCTCTTCGTGGCTGAAGACATACATGGCCAGCGGCTTGCCTCCCGCGCGCACCTGCGTCACCACTTCATCCAGTGACTCGAAGCGCAGCACCGGCAACAACGGCCCGAAGATCTCCTCGTCCATCACCGCCGTCTCCGGCGTCACGTCCGCCAGCACCGTGGGCGCGATGTAGCGCGTCTCCGCGTGCACGCCGCCTCCCGCCACCACCCGCGCGCCTCCCGCCACGGACTCATCCAGCAGCCGGCACACGCGCTTGTACGCGCCGTCATCCACCATCCGGCAGAAGTCCGGCGTCGCCCGCCGCGCCTCCTCCGTCTTCCCGTAGAAGCGCTCCAGCGCGGACTTCATCCCGGAGAGCAGCGCCTCTTCCTTCGACGCGTGCACCCAGACGTGGTCCGGCGCGATGCACGTCTGCCCCGCGTTCAGGAACTTGCCCCAGACAATCCGCTCCGCCGCCGCGTCCACGTCCGCTGACGCATCCACGATGACCGGCGACTTGCCACCCAGCTCCAGCGTCACCCCCGCCAGGTGCCGCGCCGCCGCCTCCATCACCCGCCGCCCCACGCGCGGCCCGCCCGTGAAGAAGAAGTGGTCGAACGGCAGCCGGAGCAACGCCTCGCCCACCTCCGCGCCGCCCTCCACCAGCGCCACCTCGTCCTGCGGAAACACGTCCCTCAGCAGCTGCGCCAGGAAGCGCGCCGTGCCCGGCGTCTTCTCGCTCGGCTTGCACAGGACGGCATTGCCCGCCGCCACCGCCGCCACCAGCGGTGACACCAGCAGGTGGAACGGGTAGTTCCACGGCGCCAGGATGAGCACCACGCCCTTGGGCTCCGGGTGCACCTCGCTCTTCGTGCCCGTGAGCAGCAACGGCGCACCCACCTTGCGCGGCTTCATCCACGCCTTCAGGTGCTTCTGCACGTGCGCCAGCTCCAGCAGCACGGGCAGGATCTCCGTCGCCTCCACCTCCGCGGGCGGCTTGCGGAAGTCCTCGTGCAGCGCGTCCGCCAGCTCCTCACGCCGCTCCAGGAGCAGCGCCTTGAGCTTCTCCAGCCGCGCGAGGCGCTCCTTCGGCCCTGTCTTCGCCAGCTCCCAGCGGCGCGCCTGGAGGCGGTCGAACACCGCCTGCAGGTCTCCCGGGACCAGGGCCTCCTCCACTGACACCACGCGCATGCCGGTTCCTCTCTCCCGCCCCGGGACCTACTCCAGCATCCGGGTCGCCTTGGAAGCCCATTCCTGGGTCTTTCCCCGATACGGCGGGAAGAA
This DNA window, taken from Corallococcus coralloides DSM 2259, encodes the following:
- a CDS encoding DUF4265 domain-containing protein, yielding MADSTGMVKVGFWDEDTQSVETLWATPLGQDRYRLENSPFFAYRVSFQDVVEAQPDPGGRLEFQRVVEKSGHRTVRVILDDVESPDAKPFMDGLRQRGCGYEGFQPKLLSIDLPPEVRLEDIKRYLIEQDVQWEHADPTYADLHPDEK
- a CDS encoding ABC-F family ATP-binding cassette domain-containing protein; protein product: MIRLDNIGKQHGQQILFIEASAALHKGEKVGLVGPNGAGKTTLFRMMTGQEYPDEGQVSIDRGVTIGYFSQDVGEMDGRSAVSEVMDGAGPVSTVAAEMKHLEAAMGDPDQADNMEKLVERYGVVQGRFEELGGYALEGRAREILAGLGFSEEMMDGDVGKLSGGWKMRVALARILLMRPDAMFLDEPSNHLDLESLIWLEGFLKGYEGALLMTSHDREFMNRIVTKVVEIDGGSLTTYSGNYDFYEGQRAQNEAQQQAQYERQQAMLAKEIKFIERFKARASHAAQVQSRVKKLEKIEKVEPPKRRSTVLFEFQPPPRSGDDVVNLKNVSKGYGKRTIYDGLDFLVRRAERWCVMGVNGAGKSTLLKLVTGTTQPDEGTVALGGSVKMGYFAQHAMDLLDGEKTVFEQLSDAFPRAGQGSLRALAGCFGFSGDEVEKKCRVLSGGEKARLVMAQMLYDPPNFLVLDEPTNHLDMGTKEMLITALSRYEGTMLFVSHDRHFLGALSNRVLELTPDGIHKYGGGYTEYVARTGQEAPGLRS
- a CDS encoding phenylalanine--tRNA ligase beta subunit-related protein, with the translated sequence MLTVDPHPLLDLIAFTSSFPAPLGDLPAPDWLQALLKPGATAPLQSDDAVRGAVRDLLRHGGYKPTGRGKPASEYLVRASGDGTLGTINAAVDACNAVSLHSGLPISVVDLDKAQAPFRVSTAIQGDRYVFNASGQTIDLEGLLCLFDAQGPCANAVKDAQRTKTDATTRRTLTLLWGTKELKGHTERAFTWYRELLERLGATVEPVR
- a CDS encoding cupin domain-containing protein produces the protein MPTLIPKPIRVTAVGNKPKLIDEYVGRVNSKTSNISVAHMRSPGGWEEPGQTPEFREITLVLAGTLRVEHKGGVMDVHAGQTVVCEPGEWVRYSTPDEEGAEYVAICTPAFSPGTVHRDD
- a CDS encoding aldehyde dehydrogenase family protein, which gives rise to MRVVSVEEALVPGDLQAVFDRLQARRWELAKTGPKERLARLEKLKALLLERREELADALHEDFRKPPAEVEATEILPVLLELAHVQKHLKAWMKPRKVGAPLLLTGTKSEVHPEPKGVVLILAPWNYPFHLLVSPLVAAVAAGNAVLCKPSEKTPGTARFLAQLLRDVFPQDEVALVEGGAEVGEALLRLPFDHFFFTGGPRVGRRVMEAAARHLAGVTLELGGKSPVIVDASADVDAAAERIVWGKFLNAGQTCIAPDHVWVHASKEEALLSGMKSALERFYGKTEEARRATPDFCRMVDDGAYKRVCRLLDESVAGGARVVAGGGVHAETRYIAPTVLADVTPETAVMDEEIFGPLLPVLRFESLDEVVTQVRAGGKPLAMYVFSHEEATVERLLKETSAGGTVVNNVVLHNVNPHLPFGGVGQSGLGAYHGEAGFKAFSHERAVVRQGRTAFTNLFFPPYRGKAQRLARLASKLFE
- a CDS encoding gluconokinase, coding for MVVIVMGVSGTGKSTVGRALADRLGWTFVDADDLHSVENRRKMAAGTPLTDVDRQPWLELLRARMEKALETDEDLVLAFSGLKAFYRARLTVDPARERWVYLHAPASVILERIQKRVGHFMPASLLQSQLETLEVPDGAFTMDVTPPPGEVVDHIVAGLALKPRV
- a CDS encoding neutral/alkaline ceramidase yields the protein MRTLNARLAPVLGLLLGCVLALGPGASSAQEGTPQVPAPVEAPANGCAGSANFLIGAARSDITGPAAEVGMMGYGQVGQKTEGIHLRLFSRAFVIASPCNGRRVAFVSADLGMVFQAVKQQVVERLRSKLGDTFSDENVLLSATHTHSGPGGFSHYTFYNLTTFGFVPQNFEAIVSGITDSILRANARLAEGSLRLSSGDLRGASINRSPDAYLRNPESERARYPDNVDTRMTLLRMTAADGRELGLVNWFAVHATSFGNTNTYISGDNKGLAAHTFEVEKGGRTPGGPDTFVAAFANSNEGDVTPNILGGTNGGGANDFEDAAISAKKQYDFAAHLWSTAGMPVMGGVDYRHAYVKMDAVDVSPAFADGSAHRTCPAAIGLSMLAGAEDGPGFGSEGATCENVHDVWSQFTCAAVTTPCQGEKPIVLEMGTMKPYPWSPEVLPLQVVTVGPLALVAVPFEVTTMAGRRLRDTVRAQLQGAGVTDVVIAGPANAYSGYVATREEYARQDYEGASTHFGPWTLAALQQSFAGLAGSLREGTPVAPGPTPRDLRKAVVGLQPGVVFDDKLLWVDFGAVAEEAKASYARGDTASVTFWGGHPRNDLKLGGTFLRVQRREADGTWRDVANDGDGVALYHWQREYCVPTLACSQVRITWPIPRDTQPGMYRLVHEGNWKSGWDGRIHPYSGSSRPFTVK